The following are encoded together in the Hydractinia symbiolongicarpus strain clone_291-10 chromosome 14, HSymV2.1, whole genome shotgun sequence genome:
- the LOC130625552 gene encoding protein FAM50A-like — translation MAQYKGASTDGFRAKTLLKKREKQKEEIEHLKQKISENMDQKNNVAQIDRKFASHYDAVEQELKSNTIGLVTLNEMKAKQESVLQEHEKRIALELKAKEREKERKRKNKEKEKTKKRSKLSFGFEDEEEEEEEEQGVVEDTSKRRLGKNPDVDTSFLPDKDREEEEAKERERLRKEWVQMQEKMKSESIDITYSYWDGSGHRKKCVMKKGDTIQSFLQQCLRDLRQEFTELRAVDVVSLMYVKEDLIIPHHYTFYDFIVTKARGKSGPLFSFDAYEDVRITQNAAIGKDESHAGKVCLRSWYEKNKHIFPASRWEPYDAEKKWEKYTINDKAS, via the exons ATGGCACAGTACAAAGGAGCATCCACTGATGGCTTTCGAGCAAAAACATTGCTCAAGAAGCGAGAAAAACAGAAAGAGGAAATTGAacatttgaaacaaaaaatatctgAG AACATGGACCAGAAGAACAATGTTGCACAAATTGATCGAAAATTTGCCTCTCATTATGATGCTGTTGAACAAGAATTAAAATCAAACACAATAG GTTTGGTGACGTTGAATGAGATGAAAGCGAAACAGGAGAGTGTACTTCAAGAGCATGAGAAACGAATAGCATTGGAGTTAAAAGCAAAAGAACG GGAGAAAGAGAGAAAGCGGAAGAATAAAGagaaagagaaaacaaaaaaacgttcGAAGTTGTCGTTCGGAtttgaagatgaagaagaagaggaagaagaagaacagGGAGTTGTAGAAG ATACCAGTAAAAGGAGACTGGGTAAAAATCCTGATGTTGATACCTCATTTTTACCTGACAAAGATAGAGAG GAGGAAGAAGCAAAAGAACGTGAACGTCTACGGAAAGAGTGGGTTCAAATGcaagaaaaaatgaaat CTGAAAGTATTGACATAACGTACAGTTATTGGGATGGCTCTGGACATAGAAAAAAATGTGTg ATGAAGAAGGGTGACACCATACAAAGCTTTCTGCAACAATGTTTGCGAGATTTGCGTCAAGAATTTACAGAGCTTAG GGCTGTGGATGTTGTGAGCTTGATGTATGTTAAGGAAGACTTGATCATACCTCAT CATTACACATTTTACGACTTTATTGTGACGAAGGCTCGTGGTAAAAGCGGTCCGTTGTTCAGTTTTGATGCGTACGAAGATGTCCGAATAACCCAGAATGCAGCTATTGGGAAGGATGAG TCTCACGCTGGAAAAGTTTGTCTACGCAGTTGGTACGAGAAGAATAAACATATATTTCCAGCCAGCCGATGGGAACCTTACGACGCTGAAAAAAAGTGGGAGAAGTATACG attaACGATAAAGCATCGTGA